The stretch of DNA TCTCAGCCAACCAGCAGCAGGAGGAAACGGCTGCGCTGCGTCGCCTGTTTGTGTATCAAATTTTGATCAGTGTTGGACAGCAGACACAGTAGCCAGACGTTCAAAGATGTCGTAGTTCACCGATTGAACCAGGTGGCCCCGGTCACGGCGCGGGCCATGTTTGGCGGCTGACGACCTGGAGCAGCTCCACGAGTGGGTCGAAGTCTCCGTTGCGGTTGCCCGCCGGGACATACGGAAACGATAGCCCAGCCCGGTTGGATGCTCCTGGCTAGGCTCCGATCGCCGAGGGGACCGGGTCTTTCTTCGCCTTTTTGGGTCGATTGATCGGGTCCATGTAGACCTCCAGGCGCTTAAACACCAGCGAGGCCAGGGAGGTCATCACCAGGTAGACGATCGCCACCGCCAGATACACCTCAAAGGCACGGTAGGTGGTGGCCACCGTCAGCTGCCCCTGGCGAAACAGCTCCTCAAAGCCGATCACCGCCGCCAAACTGGTGTCTTTGATCAGGGTGATGAACTCATTGCCCAGGGGGGGCAAAATGCGCCGAAAGGCCTGGGGAAAGATCACGTAGCGCATGGTCTCAACTGGGTTCATGGCCAGGGATTCGCCCGCCTCCCACTGGCCGCGATCGATCGACTGAATGCCGCCCCGCAAAATCTCGGCCAGGTAGGCCGCCACATTCAGGCTGAGGGCCAAAACCGCGGCAAAGATACGGTTAAAGCTGAACTCAAAGCCCAGATTCTGGAACAGGGCGGGCAGGCCGAAGTAAATCATAAACAGCTGCACCAGCATGGGCGTGCCGCGAAAGAAATCGACGTAGATGCGGCAGAGCCAGCGCAGTGGCTTGATCGGCGAGATCATGGCAAAGGCCACCAGCGCCCCGCCAATCAGGCCCAAGAAGAACGAAAACGCCGTCAGCAGAATGGTGATCCACGCCCCCCGGATCAGGTTTTGGAACAGGCGGCCCCAAGCCAGGCCCGTGGCGGTACCGGCCTGGGCCAAAGCCGGGGCCACAGCGGGCAGTTCTGGCGGCTCGGCGGAGAACCAGCGCCGGTAGATCTCGGCGTAGGTGCCGTCCTGTAGCAGGGTGTCGAGGGCGGTGTTGATGTCGGCCAGGGCGGGGGAATTTTTCGGCAGGGCGATGCCGTAGTACTCCTCGGTGACCAGCTCGCCGACAATTTTAATCCCCTGCAGATTGGCCTCGTTGATGGCGTAGAGCGTCACGGGCAGGTCGTTGACCACCGCATCGACCCGGCCATTCAGCAGCTCCTGCAGGGCCAGGGGGGCACTGTCGAAGGTGCTAATGGCTGCACCCTCCACCTGGGCCG from Leptolyngbya sp. KIOST-1 encodes:
- a CDS encoding ABC transporter permease subunit (The N-terminal region of this protein, as described by TIGR01726, is a three transmembrane segment that identifies a subfamily of ABC transporter permease subunits, which specificities that include histidine, arginine, glutamine, glutamate, L-cystine (sic), the opines (in Agrobacterium) octopine and nopaline, etc.), with the translated sequence MVPRILANRFLANRWWKRVLSLLLGLVLGLGAAQLAGVAQAPPTVWEVGTEPAFPPFEMRDDATGNLTGFDIELMQAIGETAGREVRFVSLPFDGLVPALQSNTIDAAISGMTITAERAQTIDFSRPYFEAGLAIAVRESNDSINSLEDLAGQRIAVQIGTTGAEQAAQVEGAAISTFDSAPLALQELLNGRVDAVVNDLPVTLYAINEANLQGIKIVGELVTEEYYGIALPKNSPALADINTALDTLLQDGTYAEIYRRWFSAEPPELPAVAPALAQAGTATGLAWGRLFQNLIRGAWITILLTAFSFFLGLIGGALVAFAMISPIKPLRWLCRIYVDFFRGTPMLVQLFMIYFGLPALFQNLGFEFSFNRIFAAVLALSLNVAAYLAEILRGGIQSIDRGQWEAGESLAMNPVETMRYVIFPQAFRRILPPLGNEFITLIKDTSLAAVIGFEELFRQGQLTVATTYRAFEVYLAVAIVYLVMTSLASLVFKRLEVYMDPINRPKKAKKDPVPSAIGA